Within Osmia lignaria lignaria isolate PbOS001 chromosome 11, iyOsmLign1, whole genome shotgun sequence, the genomic segment GGATTTCGTAGTttacaattaaatatatttttaatactatAAAACAGTTgcgattaaaatatatatatcatgcTTCAGGTGCATTTCCAGTTGGTCCTATTGCACATGGTTATACAACTGCACCAGTTCCACCTACATTTGGATCATTTTCATCAGCGCCAATTCCGTATCAAGGATCTGTAGATCCTGCCGCAGCTTATTATCAACAGTTACAACAAATTCAGCAACCTCAGTACAATGGTTATTCTGCAGCCACTGCATATCAAGCACAATTGGCACAACTTCTTGCAATAAGACAAGCTCAGGCTCAGGCCCAGGCTCAGGCTCAAGCACAAGCTCAAGCACAAGAACACTTGCATGCCACCCAAGCACAAcaggtaaaaaataattttagattcTATTACTTAGCGTATGtttcataaaattcaaatgtGATTTCTGTTTAATAGTAATCGTCCGTAGGTATCAGAACAGGCTGAATTACAACACGAggaacagcaacagcaacaacaatctCAAAATTTGTTAGGAATTGCCTACTCATCTGCACCTGCAGTAGCACGAGTTAAAGTATCTGGAAATGgttataaatttgatttttaaacaatacaaaTGTACATACTATTTTAACTTTACTTTATATATCTTcacattatatttatttatttacattgatttaacgcgaatatacatatttttgtatttgatgggtattaaaattttgtaatatttttataaaggaGCTTTTATTTTCTACTTACCTTATTATAACTGAAATTCGCTCAATTAAAAGCTTACGATTGGGATCCTACGCTTTTCTTAGACGCAGCTTTCCACTTTTGtgaaaaaataataagttaTGTTAAAAACAAAACTAATAAATGTACCATCAAAGGCACCGGGGGGATTCGAACCCCCGATCTCCTGTTTACTAGACAGGCGCTTTAACCAACTAAGCCACGGCGCCTATTAGTTGTAAGTTTCTTTATTATTTGTCAgctgaaattatttattaatatcggcaaatcaaatataatatacatgtatcatttttttaaatgtagacCGGCTCAAAAGAGATTTACATTGCAGATTCTCTATGTTAAGGCAAACCGAAAAGTCATTCACTATTTTGCAATCTGTGATACTGTTTTCGAAATTTAAGCGGTTAAAAATTGGATATTTAACTTCCGAGACGCCAAGTTAAGCATTAAGTGATGAGACCAAGATGTACTGAACATTGTATTACCTTCCActatatgaaaaattatttctttagatAATTACCTTAcctatatttacattacatatattataAAACCGCGTGTTACtttggaaaattataattacatgttatgcaaaaaaaataaattgaccaACCTTTTCCGCAGTCGGTAGGACTCGAACCTACGCTCCCAGAGGGAATCTGATTTCTAGTCAGACGCCTTAACCACTCGGCCACGACTGCTACGGTATTCGGCTTTTCTCCTGAAAAGGAAACAGTTAAAGGTTAGAAATAGttctataataatattaattattctataataactcagaaaaatatattgtttataaagtACTGAAACTTGTAATACCCTAATCAGAATATTGTTTCGGAAAATAAAGCACTTTTATATGATTTAAAAGTTTAGAGTCAATTGTTGGACCTATcctcattaatatttaaaaattctacatCTATTACACAAAGattatgaattaataattacgagtaatataaagataaaaaaaagtaa encodes:
- the LOC117604028 gene encoding uncharacterized protein LOC117604028 isoform X2, whose product is MLKYTALYCMMFLSVFGEPPIQGVRPTNVLGSSDQHASFSFVRPGLTQTAFAFSGPSSHQSFSSSIGNPYLAQRVLPNVANALTYRNPGLGAFPVGPIAHGYTTAPVPPTFGSFSSAPIPYQGSVDPAAAYYQQLQQIQQPQYNGYSAATAYQAQLAQLLAIRQAQAQAQAQAQAQAQAQEHLHATQAQQ
- the LOC117604028 gene encoding uncharacterized protein LOC117604028 isoform X1 — translated: MLKYTALYCMMFLSVFGEPPIQGVRPTNVLGSSDQHASFSFVRPGLTQTAFAFSGPSSHQSFSSSIGNPYLAQRVLPNVANALTYRNPGLGAFPVGPIAHGYTTAPVPPTFGSFSSAPIPYQGSVDPAAAYYQQLQQIQQPQYNGYSAATAYQAQLAQLLAIRQAQAQAQAQAQAQAQAQEHLHATQAQQVSEQAELQHEEQQQQQQSQNLLGIAYSSAPAVARVKVSGNGYKFDF